One part of the Dyadobacter sp. 676 genome encodes these proteins:
- a CDS encoding aminotransferase class IV, with the protein MPYHNARLNKTRRELWGYDDIWDLNALLEIPDWVDESMHKCRVAYNKGIDNIRWEPYYRRTIGKIQRVYHDEIDYRYKYDNRDTLNALYAQRGDADEILIIKKGLVTDSNFCNVAFFDGNYWLTPASPLLPGTQRAFLLDEGIIRPAEIRESDIPAFSRIRLFNAMADWAHAATLDVSLIA; encoded by the coding sequence TTGCCATATCACAACGCGCGCCTGAACAAAACACGGCGTGAGTTGTGGGGCTATGACGACATCTGGGATTTGAATGCGCTGCTCGAAATACCGGATTGGGTCGATGAAAGCATGCACAAATGCCGTGTAGCTTACAATAAGGGCATCGATAACATCAGATGGGAGCCCTATTACCGCCGCACAATAGGCAAAATCCAGCGGGTGTATCACGATGAAATCGATTACCGATATAAGTACGATAATCGCGATACGCTGAATGCGCTTTACGCGCAGCGCGGCGACGCAGACGAGATATTGATTATTAAAAAGGGATTGGTAACCGATTCCAACTTTTGCAACGTCGCATTCTTCGACGGCAACTACTGGCTCACACCCGCGAGCCCACTCCTGCCGGGCACGCAACGCGCGTTCCTGCTTGATGAGGGCATTATCAGGCCAGCCGAAATCCGTGAAAGCGACATTCCGGCATTCAGCCGGATACGGCTTTTCAATGCGATGGCAGACTGGGCGCACGCCGCTACCCTCGATGTTTCGTTGATTGCTTGA
- a CDS encoding YCF48-related protein, which produces MSRFPLNGLFVLLLAITLSLMTAESKAQWKIIDIKTKIHMRAVHAVTPTICWIGGTQGTVLKTVDGGHTWTTYKVAGADSLDFRDIHAFDKQVAVAMSAGESEKDKAKIYRTEDGGESWKLVYQTTQNGVFLDGIDFWDKNRGICLGDPTQGRLFILTTSDGGNSWQELPLDKRPVAEPGEACFAASGTSILVNGKGTVFIGTGGGKMARVFRSEDYGQTWNVSSTPLPAGPTAGIFGLRFWSKKNGIAVGGDYKKTTDSTQNVLLTNDGGITWTLSGMTRPAGLKEAVAIYHKTNATWNGDTQIRSDNYALVASGPSGNSVSPDRGKSWFLLGSEGFHSLSFAGNVGYGVGANGLIGKIEKISSSKKKKRKLVLVEQ; this is translated from the coding sequence ATGTCCCGATTTCCATTAAATGGCCTTTTTGTCCTCCTGCTCGCCATAACCCTCTCGTTGATGACGGCTGAAAGCAAGGCTCAATGGAAGATCATCGATATCAAAACGAAGATCCATATGCGCGCAGTACACGCGGTAACGCCAACAATCTGCTGGATCGGGGGCACACAGGGCACGGTACTGAAAACTGTCGACGGCGGGCACACCTGGACGACCTACAAAGTCGCCGGCGCCGATTCCCTCGACTTTCGCGACATTCATGCATTCGACAAGCAGGTTGCCGTTGCTATGAGCGCCGGAGAATCGGAAAAAGACAAGGCGAAAATTTACAGGACCGAAGACGGCGGAGAAAGCTGGAAGCTTGTGTACCAAACTACACAAAATGGGGTTTTTCTGGATGGAATCGACTTTTGGGATAAAAACAGAGGCATTTGTCTCGGCGATCCGACGCAGGGCAGGCTCTTCATTTTGACAACCTCGGACGGCGGAAATTCCTGGCAGGAGCTGCCGCTCGACAAACGCCCGGTAGCCGAACCCGGCGAGGCATGTTTCGCGGCCAGCGGGACCTCCATTCTGGTAAACGGGAAAGGAACTGTTTTCATCGGCACAGGCGGCGGCAAAATGGCGAGGGTTTTCAGATCGGAAGATTACGGCCAAACGTGGAATGTATCTTCCACTCCCTTACCTGCCGGGCCTACCGCGGGCATTTTCGGGCTCAGGTTTTGGTCTAAAAAGAACGGCATAGCCGTTGGCGGCGACTATAAAAAGACAACAGATTCGACACAAAACGTGCTTTTGACCAACGACGGGGGCATCACGTGGACGTTGTCCGGCATGACCAGGCCCGCCGGCCTGAAAGAAGCCGTGGCGATTTACCACAAAACCAATGCCACCTGGAACGGCGACACTCAAATTCGCTCCGACAACTACGCATTGGTCGCTTCCGGCCCCTCCGGCAACAGCGTTTCGCCCGATCGTGGCAAAAGCTGGTTTTTGCTCGGTAGCGAAGGTTTTCATTCCCTCAGCTTCGCCGGAAACGTAGGTTACGGCGTCGGAGCGAACGGTTTAATTGGCAAAATCGAAAAGATATCCTCTTCTAAAAAGAAAAAGAGGAAGCTGGTGCTGGTCGAGCAATAA
- the priA gene encoding primosomal protein N', whose translation MTSLFEEEITLFADLILPVPIPSLFTYRVPREMASLIKIGARVIVQFGQKRVITAVVAQLHANPPVKYQAKYILELLDEQPIVTQHQLELFAWVAEYYLCNIGEVMNVALPAGLKITSQSRIQLNPEFEYEELLTDQERIILDEIRKHQTLSYEEVERLLQKSNITSIIKSLVGKRAVILYEEVKERYKPKVVKKIRLTAAYITNEALSKLASDLDKTPKQQEILMKYLSFIPVYNNPELNYKGLDKSVFSQDDTLSDASLNTLIKKGVFEQFEIFVSRFDEIPTGNMGAITLTETQKEATRQIHELFREKEVVLLHGITGSGKTEVYIELVKQALESGSQVLFLLPEIALTTQIVVRLRKVFGDVMGIYHSKFSDNERVEVWKGILDGKFQFVVGVRSAIFLPFDNLGLIIVDEEHETSYKQHDPAPRYNARDVAVIMSYMHKGKTLLGSATPSLESYFHARNGRYGLVQMKQRFGNAALPRFELIDTKKEKRQKQMKNEFSSVLLSHLEYNLKNKEQTILFQNRRGYSPYLQCEECNWISECANCDVSLTYHMKARELRCHYCGHKEEVPRTCPHCGSPKVKTMGYGTEKIEEEINVMYPEARVQRMDLDTTRAKNAYQQIISDFEEGGIDILVGTQMVSKGLDFDNVSVVGIFDADRMIHFPEFRASERAFQMLTQVSGRAGRRADKPGKVLIQTANPSQPLLEKIINNDYEGMYETEIAEREKFSYPPFTRLIKVTVKHIDEGTAHRAAKVLAEKLTAHLGASRVLGPQPPLVERVRNQFLFDILIKLEREKINFKAAKSFIQEKVIDTLTDKTLKSIQVVIDVDCL comes from the coding sequence ATGACCTCCTTATTCGAGGAAGAAATCACTCTTTTTGCCGATCTGATCCTGCCCGTACCCATTCCCAGCCTGTTTACGTACCGGGTTCCGAGGGAAATGGCTTCGCTGATCAAAATCGGGGCGCGGGTGATTGTACAGTTCGGCCAAAAGAGGGTCATTACAGCCGTAGTAGCGCAGCTGCACGCGAATCCGCCGGTTAAATACCAGGCAAAATACATTCTCGAACTGCTGGATGAGCAGCCGATCGTTACGCAGCACCAGCTCGAGCTTTTTGCGTGGGTGGCCGAATATTATCTCTGCAATATCGGCGAGGTGATGAACGTCGCATTGCCCGCCGGGTTGAAAATCACCAGCCAGTCGCGCATTCAGTTAAATCCTGAATTTGAATATGAGGAACTTCTGACAGATCAGGAACGCATTATTTTGGACGAGATCAGAAAGCACCAGACGCTTTCTTACGAGGAAGTGGAAAGGCTTTTGCAAAAGTCGAATATAACCTCGATTATAAAATCACTGGTCGGAAAGCGGGCGGTGATTTTGTATGAGGAAGTAAAAGAGCGCTACAAACCCAAGGTTGTAAAGAAAATCAGGCTGACGGCCGCTTACATCACCAACGAAGCGCTTTCAAAACTCGCCAGCGACCTCGACAAAACGCCGAAGCAGCAGGAAATCCTTATGAAATACCTCAGTTTTATTCCGGTTTATAATAATCCGGAGCTGAATTATAAGGGTTTGGATAAATCGGTATTCAGCCAGGACGATACCCTTTCGGATGCTTCTTTGAATACTCTTATTAAAAAAGGCGTCTTCGAGCAGTTCGAGATATTTGTCTCCCGCTTCGACGAAATTCCGACGGGTAATATGGGAGCCATTACGCTCACAGAAACACAAAAAGAAGCGACACGGCAAATCCACGAGCTTTTCAGGGAGAAGGAAGTGGTGCTGTTGCACGGCATTACCGGCAGCGGAAAGACCGAGGTGTATATCGAGCTTGTCAAGCAGGCGCTCGAAAGCGGTTCGCAGGTACTATTCCTGCTTCCGGAAATCGCATTGACAACGCAAATAGTAGTCCGGTTAAGGAAAGTTTTTGGCGATGTAATGGGTATCTACCACTCCAAATTCTCGGATAATGAACGCGTCGAAGTTTGGAAAGGCATTCTGGATGGAAAGTTTCAGTTTGTGGTTGGCGTACGGTCGGCGATTTTCCTGCCATTTGATAACCTTGGTTTAATTATCGTCGACGAGGAGCATGAAACTTCCTACAAGCAGCACGACCCGGCCCCGCGCTACAATGCACGCGACGTGGCGGTAATCATGTCGTACATGCACAAAGGCAAAACGCTGCTCGGCTCGGCGACGCCTTCCCTGGAAAGCTATTTCCATGCGCGAAATGGCCGATATGGGCTGGTGCAGATGAAACAGCGTTTCGGCAATGCGGCATTGCCGCGTTTCGAGCTGATCGATACCAAGAAGGAGAAGCGGCAGAAGCAGATGAAAAACGAGTTTTCTTCCGTGCTGCTCAGCCATTTGGAATACAACCTTAAAAACAAGGAACAAACCATTCTTTTCCAGAACCGCCGCGGCTACTCGCCTTATCTGCAATGCGAGGAATGCAACTGGATTTCGGAATGTGCCAACTGCGACGTGAGCCTTACCTACCACATGAAAGCGCGCGAACTACGCTGCCATTATTGCGGGCATAAGGAGGAAGTTCCGCGGACATGCCCGCATTGCGGCTCGCCCAAAGTGAAAACCATGGGATATGGCACGGAAAAGATTGAAGAGGAAATCAATGTAATGTATCCCGAGGCCCGCGTGCAGCGCATGGACCTCGATACCACCCGTGCGAAGAATGCCTATCAGCAAATCATTTCGGATTTTGAAGAGGGCGGCATCGACATACTGGTGGGGACCCAGATGGTCAGCAAGGGCCTGGACTTTGACAATGTGAGCGTTGTCGGCATTTTCGATGCCGACCGGATGATCCACTTCCCCGAATTCCGCGCTTCGGAACGGGCATTCCAGATGCTCACGCAGGTGAGCGGGCGGGCAGGCAGGCGGGCCGACAAGCCCGGGAAGGTTTTGATACAAACCGCCAACCCTTCACAACCCTTGCTCGAAAAGATCATCAATAACGATTACGAGGGCATGTACGAGACGGAGATCGCCGAGCGGGAGAAGTTCAGCTATCCGCCATTTACCCGGCTCATCAAGGTTACCGTGAAGCATATCGACGAGGGAACGGCCCACCGCGCGGCCAAAGTGCTTGCCGAAAAACTGACCGCTCATTTGGGCGCCAGCAGGGTTCTGGGACCGCAGCCGCCCCTGGTCGAAAGAGTAAGAAATCAGTTTTTGTTCGATATTCTCATCAAACTTGAACGAGAAAAGATTAATTTTAAGGCGGCAAAGTCATTTATACAGGAAAAAGTAATTGACACTCTTACTGACAAGACGCTAAAAAGCATCCAGGTCGTGATCGACGTGGACTGTTTATAA
- the dnaG gene encoding DNA primase, whose amino-acid sequence MRINPETVERIKHAADIVEVVGDFVSLKKKGANYSACCPFHNEKTPSFNVNPSRQIYKCFGCGAAGDSIKFVMDIDGIGYGEALRYLAGKYNIEIEEEELTDEETIRQNARESLYIILNFAKNYYQHQLHHSEEGQAIGLSYFRERGFSNEIRKKFELGYSLDNWDSFSREALAKGYSAEVLEKAGLLIHKEGSQTAGYDRFRGRVIFPIHNIAGKTIAFGARILKSDKNQPKYLNSPETEVYHKSEVLYGIYQAKNAIRQLEHCYLVEGYTDVISLHQAGIENVVASSGTSLTVEQIRLIGRFTPNITILYDGDMAGIKAALRGLDLVLEEGLNVNIVLFPDNEDPDSYVRKVGAEAFKAHLKKASKDFITFKTEILLQDAGNDPFRLAAVIQEVVNSIVKIPDAIKRQVFFHRISEMMRVDEQMLITEGNKLLRKQQSAKPADRQPRQSGAAPGGGPTTWTPCSAIARLPANPPPIRPFRKKLRRKRFSARNCITRKRHSCACS is encoded by the coding sequence ATGCGGATTAATCCCGAAACCGTCGAAAGAATCAAGCACGCCGCAGACATTGTGGAGGTGGTGGGGGATTTTGTGTCCCTGAAAAAAAAGGGGGCTAATTACTCTGCCTGTTGCCCGTTTCACAACGAAAAAACGCCTTCCTTCAACGTTAACCCGTCGCGTCAGATCTACAAATGCTTCGGATGCGGGGCTGCGGGGGATTCCATCAAGTTTGTGATGGATATCGACGGGATCGGATACGGGGAAGCCCTTCGGTACCTCGCGGGCAAATACAATATCGAAATCGAGGAGGAGGAGCTTACCGACGAGGAAACTATCCGGCAGAATGCCCGGGAGAGCCTGTACATTATCCTCAATTTTGCCAAAAACTATTATCAGCACCAGCTCCACCACAGCGAGGAAGGCCAGGCGATCGGCCTGAGCTATTTCAGGGAGCGTGGTTTCTCAAATGAGATCCGCAAGAAATTTGAGCTGGGTTACAGCCTCGATAACTGGGATTCATTTTCCAGGGAAGCATTGGCAAAAGGCTATTCCGCCGAAGTACTGGAAAAGGCGGGACTGCTCATCCACAAGGAAGGCAGCCAGACGGCCGGCTACGACCGTTTCCGCGGGCGGGTGATTTTCCCGATCCACAACATTGCCGGAAAAACGATCGCATTCGGGGCCAGGATATTGAAGTCGGATAAAAACCAGCCGAAGTATCTCAACTCGCCGGAAACGGAAGTTTACCATAAAAGTGAAGTCCTCTACGGCATTTACCAGGCCAAAAACGCGATCCGGCAACTCGAGCATTGCTATCTGGTTGAAGGTTATACGGACGTCATTTCGCTTCATCAGGCAGGCATCGAAAACGTTGTGGCGTCGTCGGGCACATCGCTCACGGTTGAGCAAATAAGGCTTATCGGTCGCTTTACCCCGAACATTACCATTCTCTACGATGGCGATATGGCCGGTATCAAGGCCGCTTTGCGCGGTCTGGATCTCGTTCTGGAAGAGGGACTGAATGTTAATATCGTCCTCTTTCCCGACAACGAGGATCCCGACAGCTATGTTCGAAAAGTAGGTGCGGAGGCCTTTAAGGCACATTTGAAAAAGGCATCCAAGGATTTTATTACTTTCAAAACCGAAATCCTGTTGCAGGATGCCGGCAACGATCCTTTCAGGCTGGCGGCGGTAATCCAGGAGGTGGTTAATAGCATCGTCAAGATCCCCGACGCGATCAAGAGGCAGGTATTTTTCCACCGGATCTCCGAAATGATGCGGGTGGATGAACAAATGCTGATCACGGAAGGCAACAAGCTGCTCAGGAAACAGCAATCCGCCAAACCGGCAGATCGGCAGCCGCGGCAATCGGGTGCGGCGCCGGGGGGGGGGCCAACGACCTGGACGCCTTGTTCAGCGATCGCCCGTTTGCCGGCGAATCCGCCGCCGATCCGCCCGTTCCGGAAGAAGCTGCGCCGGAAACGTTTCAGCGCACGAAACTGCATTACCAGGAAGAGGCATTCGTGCGCCTGCTCGTAG
- a CDS encoding YpdA family putative bacillithiol disulfide reductase, with the protein MHIYDAIIIGGGPCGLAMGIELAKSGLDYLILEKGNLTESIRRYPRRMKFFSTAENIEIGGIPFAISDVKANRNEALQYYRKVAGYYHLNFKLFVDVDRTEKQADGTFLTYSNDGQVFQSKNVILATGYFDVPRMLNVSGENLPHVSHYYDEPFKYSYTNVVLVGGSNSSVEAALELYRHDANVTIVHKEADFRTKVKYWLVPDVKNRVKEGKIHTRFNCVTRAIEPGRMLIEHTETGAQEWLPADFVFLLVGYLPDEHLLARCGVTLDPVTKVPEYDSETFETNVPGLYLCGTVLAGVFTEKVFIENGREHAAAIADHLAGREVRKVKELIDRI; encoded by the coding sequence ATGCACATTTACGACGCAATCATTATCGGAGGTGGCCCATGCGGCCTTGCGATGGGTATCGAGCTGGCCAAAAGCGGTCTCGACTACCTGATACTCGAAAAAGGAAATCTCACAGAGTCGATCCGCCGGTATCCCAGGCGGATGAAGTTTTTCTCCACTGCCGAAAATATTGAAATAGGCGGCATTCCGTTTGCGATTTCGGATGTGAAGGCCAACAGGAACGAGGCTCTGCAATATTACCGGAAGGTGGCGGGATATTATCATCTGAATTTTAAGCTGTTCGTCGATGTCGACAGGACCGAGAAGCAGGCGGACGGCACGTTTCTTACATATTCAAATGACGGCCAGGTTTTTCAATCCAAAAATGTGATACTGGCGACCGGCTATTTCGACGTGCCGCGCATGCTGAATGTGTCGGGCGAGAATTTGCCGCATGTTTCGCATTATTATGATGAGCCTTTTAAATACTCGTATACTAATGTGGTGCTCGTAGGTGGTTCCAACTCTTCGGTGGAAGCAGCTCTTGAGCTATACCGCCACGATGCGAACGTGACGATCGTGCACAAGGAGGCGGATTTCCGCACGAAGGTCAAATATTGGCTGGTGCCGGACGTGAAAAACCGGGTGAAAGAGGGAAAGATCCATACACGGTTTAACTGCGTGACGCGGGCGATCGAACCTGGAAGAATGCTGATTGAGCATACGGAAACGGGCGCGCAGGAATGGCTGCCGGCGGACTTTGTGTTCCTGCTGGTGGGTTATCTGCCCGACGAGCATTTACTGGCACGCTGCGGTGTGACGCTCGACCCCGTCACGAAGGTGCCGGAATATGATTCGGAGACTTTTGAAACGAATGTGCCCGGATTGTATTTGTGCGGGACTGTTTTAGCTGGTGTGTTTACTGAAAAGGTATTTATCGAGAATGGCCGTGAACATGCGGCTGCGATCGCTGATCATCTGGCCGGGCGCGAAGTCCGGAAGGTGAAAGAGCTGATCGATCGGATTTAA
- a CDS encoding DUF4136 domain-containing protein, whose protein sequence is MKNVLAPVLLCFTILISACSPSYKLLKVKKEDTFKLADYPTYGFFDIEATGDTVSKNFEKNVGIIKEAIAKNLQARGLDEARDPSLKINIALNVREQLQTRQTDFRTDGLPRYMGQRRYSWKSEEVVTGKYREGTIVIDLVDAANNRMVWQGGASGIIPEKTKNFTEQVNQAIAEVVAKIP, encoded by the coding sequence ATGAAAAATGTACTGGCGCCGGTTCTTCTGTGCTTCACCATTTTGATTTCTGCGTGCAGCCCTTCCTATAAATTGCTGAAAGTCAAGAAAGAAGACACTTTCAAACTTGCCGACTATCCGACATACGGCTTTTTCGACATCGAGGCGACGGGCGACACTGTCTCCAAAAACTTCGAGAAAAACGTGGGGATAATCAAGGAAGCGATCGCTAAAAACCTGCAAGCCCGTGGCCTCGACGAGGCCCGCGACCCGAGCCTTAAAATCAACATCGCATTGAATGTGCGGGAACAACTGCAAACCCGCCAGACCGATTTCCGCACCGACGGCCTGCCTCGCTATATGGGCCAGCGCCGCTATTCGTGGAAAAGCGAGGAGGTGGTGACCGGCAAATACCGCGAAGGCACGATCGTGATCGATCTCGTTGACGCCGCCAACAACCGTATGGTATGGCAAGGCGGCGCAAGCGGTATCATACCTGAAAAAACGAAGAACTTTACAGAACAGGTGAACCAGGCGATCGCCGAAGTAGTGGCTAAAATCCCTTGA
- a CDS encoding BlaI/MecI/CopY family transcriptional regulator — MEVRNLTRAEEEVMRILWQLKKAFVKDILAEMPEPKPAYNTVSTIVRILEKKEVVGYNAYGKTHEYYPLISEEEYKRHEMKQLMANYFDNSLPNLVSFFVKDNNLDTKELDEIMKLINQHKNDQ, encoded by the coding sequence ATGGAAGTAAGAAACCTGACAAGGGCCGAGGAAGAGGTCATGAGGATTCTCTGGCAATTGAAAAAAGCATTTGTGAAAGACATCCTTGCCGAAATGCCGGAGCCGAAGCCCGCGTATAATACTGTGTCGACGATCGTCCGCATTCTCGAAAAGAAAGAGGTGGTAGGATACAATGCGTATGGAAAAACGCACGAGTACTATCCGCTCATTTCCGAAGAAGAATACAAGCGCCACGAGATGAAACAGCTTATGGCCAATTATTTCGACAATTCTCTACCTAACCTGGTCTCATTCTTTGTGAAAGATAACAACCTCGATACCAAGGAGCTGGACGAGATCATGAAGCTGATTAACCAACATAAAAACGACCAGTAA
- a CDS encoding aminodeoxychorismate synthase component I, translated as MENAAGDFTKKLNEWGKAKTPFFFLVDYQFQKPQAWKLDEVIPDGILFSLNGFSNCNAGLRDELPEHIRFEKHPPAFEEYQPKFDCVLGHLNAGNSFLVNLSVPTPIETNLTLKQIFLHSDAPYRLLFGDQFVCFSPEIFVRIRGNRIASFPMKGTIDASVPDAEQVILSDFKEAAEHATIVDLIRNDISMVAEKVWVERYRYIDRIQTFDKTLLQVSSEIAGTLPTTFNGQYGDLLKKLLPAGSITGAPKPRTLEIIQDAEQYNRGYYTGVMGYFDGQNFESAVMIRFIEQQDNGLVFKSGGGITALSNAKSEYQEVIDKVYLPFSYVPHAVL; from the coding sequence TTGGAAAACGCGGCCGGGGACTTTACGAAAAAACTGAATGAATGGGGCAAAGCAAAAACCCCGTTCTTTTTTTTGGTGGACTATCAATTCCAAAAACCGCAAGCGTGGAAGCTCGACGAAGTCATCCCGGACGGGATTCTTTTCAGCCTGAATGGTTTTTCCAATTGCAATGCCGGACTTCGCGACGAGTTGCCCGAGCACATCCGATTCGAAAAACATCCGCCTGCATTTGAAGAATACCAACCAAAATTCGACTGCGTACTGGGCCATTTGAATGCCGGCAATTCATTTTTGGTAAACCTTTCGGTGCCGACCCCGATTGAGACCAACCTGACACTCAAACAGATATTCCTGCACAGCGACGCGCCCTACCGGTTGCTTTTCGGCGACCAGTTCGTTTGTTTCTCCCCTGAGATATTCGTCCGCATCCGGGGCAACCGCATTGCTTCGTTTCCGATGAAAGGTACCATCGACGCCTCTGTCCCGGATGCGGAGCAGGTGATCCTCTCCGATTTCAAGGAAGCCGCCGAGCACGCCACAATTGTGGATTTGATAAGGAACGATATCAGTATGGTGGCGGAAAAGGTTTGGGTGGAGCGCTACCGCTATATCGATCGCATTCAGACTTTTGACAAAACGCTTTTACAGGTAAGCTCCGAAATAGCGGGCACCCTGCCGACCACTTTCAACGGCCAATACGGTGATCTTTTGAAAAAACTGTTGCCCGCGGGTTCCATTACCGGCGCTCCGAAACCACGCACCCTGGAAATCATTCAGGATGCCGAACAATATAATCGTGGTTATTACACTGGCGTGATGGGTTATTTCGATGGACAAAACTTTGAAAGCGCAGTAATGATCCGGTTCATCGAGCAGCAGGATAACGGACTGGTTTTCAAAAGCGGCGGCGGCATTACGGCATTGAGCAATGCAAAAAGTGAATATCAGGAAGTGATTGACAAAGTTTATCTCCCATTTAGCTACGTTCCGCATGCTGTGCTTTGA
- a CDS encoding YtxH domain-containing protein, translating into MNKNQKFLIGSIGALLTGIAIGLLVAPKNGKETRKLIKNKANDLGGSAKDKYEKSLEELSHLADRLKEGFLKNAGTAKEKANGVADSVSEKVRGVANNNA; encoded by the coding sequence ATGAACAAGAACCAAAAATTTTTGATTGGCTCGATCGGAGCACTGTTGACAGGCATCGCGATTGGCCTTTTGGTAGCTCCCAAAAACGGAAAAGAGACCCGCAAATTGATCAAAAATAAGGCGAACGACCTTGGCGGCAGTGCAAAGGATAAGTATGAAAAAAGCCTTGAAGAACTGTCGCATCTCGCCGACAGGCTCAAAGAAGGGTTCCTGAAAAATGCTGGTACTGCAAAAGAAAAAGCTAATGGCGTGGCTGACAGCGTGAGCGAGAAGGTTCGCGGCGTCGCCAACAACAATGCTTAA
- the pyk gene encoding pyruvate kinase, translated as MSSKKTRIVATVGPASESKETLYALAKAGVNVFRLNFSHGTHADHLQRLTNIREINEEHGLNLAILQDLQGPKIRIGLVAEKDGVLLEPGKKLILSNTEVLGTAEKVSTPYDGMYNDVKIGDRVLMDDGKLEVLVTGIEGTDVITEVIYGGYLKSKKGVNLPNTKVSMPSVTPKDYEDLDFGLENNVEWIALSFVRTAEEIAKVKEYIANKGKHARVVAKIEKPEAILNIDEIIEATDGIMVARGDLGVELPAEEVPMIQKMIVEKCNRAGKPVIVATQMLESMIESPRATRAELNDVANSVLDGADAVMLSAETASGKYPILAVESMSRTIEKVEASSKSIYFKHHAAVNDTPGAYKLNDNVVMSACRLARDTQAAAIIGITRSGYTSFRLSHHRPKANLLIFTSNRMLMNQLALYWGTKVFYYDRDQGVSTDDLIEDIKTFLVEKGELQKGDVFINTLSMPVSRQRKTNTVKLSVVE; from the coding sequence ATGTCTTCCAAAAAAACCAGAATTGTTGCAACCGTAGGCCCTGCCTCGGAATCGAAAGAAACATTATATGCATTGGCCAAAGCGGGAGTGAACGTGTTCCGCCTCAACTTCTCTCACGGCACCCACGCCGACCACCTGCAAAGACTCACCAATATCCGCGAGATCAACGAAGAGCACGGCCTTAACCTGGCTATTCTTCAGGATTTGCAAGGCCCTAAAATCCGTATTGGTCTCGTTGCCGAAAAAGACGGCGTTCTGCTCGAACCAGGCAAGAAACTGATCCTTTCCAATACCGAAGTGCTGGGTACCGCCGAGAAAGTGAGCACGCCTTATGACGGAATGTACAATGATGTAAAGATCGGTGACCGCGTGTTGATGGACGATGGTAAACTGGAAGTGCTCGTTACCGGCATCGAAGGAACGGATGTGATCACGGAGGTTATCTACGGCGGTTATCTGAAATCCAAAAAAGGTGTTAACCTGCCCAATACGAAGGTTTCGATGCCTTCCGTTACGCCCAAGGACTATGAAGACCTGGACTTCGGCCTGGAAAACAACGTAGAATGGATCGCATTGTCGTTCGTGCGTACGGCCGAAGAAATCGCGAAAGTGAAGGAATACATTGCCAACAAAGGCAAGCATGCCCGTGTAGTCGCCAAAATCGAGAAGCCGGAGGCAATCCTGAATATCGACGAGATCATCGAGGCAACCGACGGTATCATGGTGGCCCGCGGCGACCTTGGCGTTGAGCTTCCTGCGGAAGAAGTTCCGATGATCCAGAAAATGATCGTTGAGAAATGTAACCGTGCCGGCAAGCCCGTCATCGTGGCAACTCAAATGTTGGAGTCGATGATCGAAAGCCCCCGCGCGACCCGCGCCGAACTGAACGACGTAGCCAACTCGGTACTCGACGGCGCCGACGCCGTGATGCTTTCGGCTGAAACCGCATCCGGCAAATATCCGATCCTGGCCGTGGAGAGCATGAGCCGCACAATCGAGAAAGTGGAGGCGTCCAGCAAAAGTATTTATTTTAAACACCACGCGGCTGTTAACGACACGCCGGGCGCTTACAAGCTCAACGACAATGTCGTAATGAGCGCATGCCGTCTGGCCCGCGACACACAAGCTGCGGCTATCATCGGTATCACCCGTTCAGGCTACACCTCGTTCCGCCTGTCGCACCACCGCCCGAAAGCGAACCTGTTGATATTCACGTCAAACAGAATGCTGATGAACCAACTGGCGCTTTATTGGGGAACAAAAGTGTTCTACTATGACCGCGACCAAGGCGTTTCAACCGACGACCTCATCGAGGATATCAAAACTTTCCTCGTTGAAAAAGGCGAATTGCAGAAAGGCGACGTGTTCATCAATACATTGAGCATGCCGGTTTCGAGACAACGCAAAACGAACACCGTGAAGTTGAGCGTGGTAGAGTAA